Part of the Leucobacter insecticola genome is shown below.
ACCACGCGCCCAGCCGATGTATGAAAGACCCGGAGTCGAGTGGCCCCCGTCTACTGATTGTGTCTATGTGAGGATCAGAGGGAAGAGCGGGGCAGTAAGTCGCTCGCCGAAGCAACCGGCGCTCTGAGAATATATGGGGCTGATACCCGACAGAACATCTACTTGCAGTGAATTCCTTCTCAGTTCATCAAATTTGACGGGATAGTCGCCCTGCTATGCGGGATTTGGAACCTAGGGGCGGCGGTTCATGCTCACAGATCAGACGCTCGTGAACTGCTATTCATGGGAGACCCATGTCATCATGTCCATTCCCAACCCGCCTCCTCCTTGTGGTTTCTTCTTTTTGAGTTCTGAACGAGTGTGCGCATACCTGTTCCAACGGCTAAGCCTGCGAGGCAAAGTCAGTAGCTCGAAGGATTGGCGTAGTCTGAAACCTATGATGGAGTTCGATGCTGATCATTCCTACCGGACGTGCCCTGAGTGCGGCGCTGATCTTGTGCCTGAACCCTTCACGACTGAGAGCGGTATCCGCATTGGCTTCATCTGCGAGGCTCGCGGTCTCCATTCTGTTGTAGATCCCTTCGAAGGAAGCCGCTAGTCTTCGGCTCTTTGCTCAGGGTTGGCTCTGTGGTGGTGTCGCACATCTTCTGAGTGTCGATGCTCCTGTGTTTTGATCGGCGTGACTTATACCCCCGGTTCTGTCGCTACCTATTGAGCACCACGTTTTGATATTACTTTCTGCGACCTAATCGTCAGGGACTGGCCTTGACCTCGAAAGCGTCGTAGGAGTCAATCATGAATACACCCATCTACTATGTAGGCGTCCTTACCCCCGATCAAGCAAGAGAGTTGAGTCTTCTCACTACGAAGCGAGCTATTAGCGAGTGCGGTGAGGGCGAGGCTTCCGGAATGCTCGAAAGCTATCTCTTCGATTGGATCGAAGAATGGGCATTCCTCACTGAGGACGGAGAAGTTTCCATCCTCGAAGCCGCCTTAGATCGTCTAGTCGAAGACTGGACTACCTGCAATCTCTGAGTCAAACGTCACTATACAAAGGAGTCAATCATGATCTTCAACAGCTACCCGACAGCATTACTCCAAGCTCGAAAGCTTGCCATGCGCCATTCTTCGAGGAGTGTTCCGATCCATCGGATCAGGATCTATCCGGATCAGGCTGATCAGTACGAGGTTCGTTACACCCTGCCTCGGCAGGATGACCTCTGGCGTAGCTGCGTGCTCAAGCTCACGCTTACCCCTTCTGAGTTCGCAGCCTACGAAGCCTGGCTCGCTGAACGAGGTTCGAACTGATGGGTGACACAACTACAGCTAAGGAGAAAGAAGTGACTAGAAGAATCGGCTATGTCCGGCTCAGCCGTGAGGACGCTAAGAGTATGTCCATCGAGAATCAGAGACGTGCACTCAGAGCCTACGATCCCAAGATGCCTATCTTCGAAGATGAGGGTGTCTCGGGGGAGAGTAACCTCACTGATCCGGATACGGCCTGGTCGAAGCAGGTTCGGCCGCTGTTCAGGAAGGATCCGAAGGGAACTCAGATTGTGCTGTTCACCCTCGACCGCATGAGCCGGAAAAAGGGTGCGATGCTCTTTGAGGCTGAGCAGACTCTCGATGCTGGTGGGACAATCTACTGTGTTCGGGAGTCCAAGACGTTCGATGATGCTGATGACGCTCAGCAGGCTATCGAACTGCTCTTTGCCTCTTACCAAGCTGATGCCTACCGGGTTGAGACTCGGAAGAAAACGAAGGTCGCTATCGATGCTCTCAAGAAGGCTGGGGTTCCTCTGGGACGTAAGCCGTCGCTCTCTGAGGAGCACATCGAACAGATCAAGTCTCTTCGGACGTTGGGGCTGGGCTACACCGCTATCGGGAAGGCTGTGCCGACGCTCCGTAAGAAAGACAAGGTGCTGGTTGCTACCTCACCCCGTGTGATCAAGAAGGTATTGGCTGGCGAGTATGAGAGCCGTGAATCCTATGATCTTCGTAACCTCGAAGCCCGTACGAAGATGGCTGCTCGGGCTGTGCTGGGCTACAGGGAAGGGGGAGGCGATGAGTCGGAATCTGAAGCAGCAACCTAAGAGGCTTGGAGGCTGGCTCTATGGGAAGCTTCCTTGGTATGGGAAGCTTCTGGTTCCGGTCGTTGCTCTTGCTCTCGGGGTGCAGATTGTCTTCTGGGTGCTGAGCTTCTTCGTTTGATCGATCTAAGAGGGGTTGGGGTTCTTGTTTGTGAACCTCGACCTCTCTGCATGTGTTCAGCGTTCCTAGGCGTCGATCCTAGACGCCAACTGGTGTTAGGTGAATGTGCCAACGTCTTAGGCTAAAGGCTTGCTTAGATCGTATCCTGGGTTCATAGTTCCTCCCAGCCGGTGGGAATACCCGTGTTCTTCGGCTTCAGGATGCGATCTATGTAGCTTCCCATCGTTGTGGCCGCCTGCTTGGCGGTGTCGGCGCTACTGTAGATCGAGATTTGAGCAGACGCATTTTTTGGACTCCAACCCATTATGGAGATCAAATGATCTGGGTCGGCTCCTCCATCGATGAGGGAAGTAGTAGCCATGTGGCGTAGCGTGTGGACTGTCATGTTTTCTGGCAGACCATAGTTATACTCGATCTGTTCAAGTAGCTTATGGAGTGCCTGCCGGTCTCGTTGGCCGTAGATCGGCTTTCCATCGTCCCTAGTGAAGAGTAGTTTGTCTAAGCCTTCCCCTTTTTCGGGATGGAAGGTTGGGAGGCTTCTCCGCTCCTTCACTGCCTTTATATGGTTGAAGGCAAGAACCCAGAGTTCCACGGTCAGAGCGATCTCACGGTAGCCGTTGACAGTCTTGGTGCCCTTGAGTATCCAGCGGTTATCCCCGATCTTCTTCGGGCACTGGGTGGTTCGTTTGCCGCACTCCCATTTGCCGCTAGTTGTGTCCAACTCGCATCCATGTTCAGCCCCGGCTCTCTGTAGCTGTTGCTTCACAACTAGCCGGAAATGGCCGTCTCGTTCTTCAAAGCAATCGTCTGTAAGCCCGAGAACTTCGGCCTGTCGTAGCCCGAGTAGTCCAAAGATCCAGCGTAGTTCCTGTTTGTCCTTTTGAGCCTCTTGGATGATGAGTGGACCGAGCCTATCTGCTGCTTTTCGGATAGCCTTTGTGTCGTTCACCGTCTTTCGTTTCTTGGCTGGAGCCTTGAGGCCAATCATCGGGTGGCGATAGAGGATGCCGTCTCGCTGGTAGTAATCGAGGGCACTTCTCAGGCAAATAAATGTTTGTCGGATGGAGTCAACACCCAACCCCCTGTCGGGCATTGTTACCGTGAAGTAGTGTTTTAGTTCTTCGTAGGTGAGTGCTCGAACTGGTTTGCTGCCGAACTTCGGGAGTAAGTGGTTTCTGATCCGCGCATCGTACATGTGGATTGTTGCTGGTGCCAGGTTTCCCCGCTTGCGCTCATTGAGCCAGTCCATGAGACAGTCACCGACTGTGAGTCTGGCTATCTTGGGATCGACTGGTATTGCTTCGGGAGATTCGAGTCCATAGTTCACTCGTTCTTTGAGTATCTTTAGATCTCGCCGTTCTAATGCTTCTCGCTCTGTGCGAGCCTGAGCCGTGATCTTTTTAGGTTTGCCTCCAAGCTCAATGGTCTTGGCTGCTCGGTAGACAGTGACAGTAGATCCATCCTTGCGAGTTCTGGGAACCGGGTAAACAGAACCTTCGCCGTTGAAACGTTTCTTTGGATTTCTCTTGCCGATAGGGCCATGCTTGCCGGATCCTGAACGACGAAGACGATCAATGTCTTCATTTTTGAACTCGTACATGAGTCAATAGTCATTCGACTTATCCGAGAAGTCAACTCAAAAAGTCAACTCACGCAGGCGGTTCGTTTCGTTAAAAAACCGCATATTCCTGTCAGATTTTACTCTCTGACAGGAATATGCGGTGATCTGGCGGTGACGGTGGGATTTGAACCCACGGTAGGGGGTTACCCTACACGACTTTTCGAGAGTCGCACCTTCGGCCGCTCGGACACGTCACCGCGGAAAAGCTTATGTGATTCGGGCGTGGATTGCGAATCCGGGGCGCGACTTTTTCTGCGGCCTGGTGATGGGGGGTGCCCCTATGTTGTTTGTCAAGCGGCGAGGGCGGTTTCTGATTGGGTTCGTGGCTGGTAGAGGCTGCCGGTTCTGATCATTGCGTGGAGGACGTCGCAGCGGCGCCTCGCCAGTGCGATGAGTGCTTGGTTATGGCGTTTGCCTTGCGCGATCTTCCGGTCGTAGTAGGCCCGTGATTCGGGATCTCGGAGCGCTGCAAACGCGGAAAGAAACATTGCACGTTTCAGGACCTTGTTGCCGCGCTTTGAGGGGTGTTCGCCGCGGATCGAGGTGCCGGATCGGCGGGTGACGGGCGCGAGCCCGGCGTAAGACGCGAGGTGCCCGGCCGTGGGGAAATGTTTCCCGACGATCTCGGTGAGGAGTCTGGCTGCGGTCCTGACGCCGACTCCCGGCATACTCGTCAGGACCGGGTGAAGAGGGTGCGCTTCCACGATCTTCTCAACCTCGGACGCGATATCGGTGCGTTGCTGGCGGAGTTCGCTGAGTTGCTTCGCGAGCCGTGGCAGCACGATACTCGCGGCGTTCGTGCCGGTGACCGTCACGGTCTGTTGATCGAGGGCGTCGAAGATCTCCTGCGCCCATGCCCCGCCCTTGCGCGGGGCACGCTTGAGGAGCCTGGCCGCGACGCGCTTCTGCCCGGCTCGGCGCAACTCACCCGGTGATGGGTAACGCTGCAGCACATCGAGGATCGCGGGATGATCCAGACGCGGCCCGAGTACCCGTTCCAGGGTGGGATGGATCTGGGTGAGGAGACCTCGAACGCGGTTGGAGACTTGCGTGATTTGCGCGGCAAGATCATCATCGAAGCCACACAGCATCGAGAGTTCCGCGATCTGCTCATCGGCGACTTTGATCGATCGCAGAGTTGAGGGCATCGTGCGGGCGGTCTCCGCGATGATGAACGCGTCCCGTGCGTCGGTCTTCGCTTCACCGGGGTGGAGGTCAGCGACGCGGCGCATCGTGAGGCCGGGGAGATACCCGACGAGCACACCATGCGCTTGCGCGACGGCGACGGGGAGCGCCCCGATCGTGGCGGGCTGGTCAACGACCAGCAGAGCGGGGCCGTGCTCAGCGAGTTGATCTAGCACCGATATGATCTTGGCTTCGGTGTTCGGGAGCGGCTTGTCGTAGAGCTTCTTCCCGTCGCGGGTGAGCGCGACCGCGTGATGCTCGCTCTTGCCGACATCGAGGCCGATGAAGACCGCGACGTCGTCGTAGTGCTCAATGCTGTTCAAGGGGTGTTCCTCCGTCCTGCTTGTATGTGTTCGGCAGTCAGGTGGCGGTAGGCGTCGGCATCCACGTTACGAACGACCCTGCCCCGATATGCGCGGCTGTGGTCTTGCCCCTATCAGCGATCACCGACCGCCAGACCGGAGGTCGGTGACAACACCCCCCAGATCATTGGTACGACAGGGGGCAACAATCATGCCGGCCCCGGCTGGCTGCCTCACTCCTCATCCTCGCGGATCAGGAGCTACGAACAAAGTAACGGGGGCGATGATGCTGAGCCTGCGCCCCACTGTCGAGCCTGCGGTTCCTGACTGCAGGTTCGGCGGTGAAGCGCAGGTTCGGCGAAGCGGCGCCGCCGCCGCGTGTGCCCAACCGTGAATGTCGGCGGCTCCCATTAGGCTCCCAGCATGGCAAAAAACACGAGCAGCTACGCGTGCACCGAGTGCGGATGGCAGGCCTCAAAGTGGGTCGGCCGCTGCGGCGAGTGCCAACAGTGGGGCACGGTCTTAGAGCGCGGCGCCCCCAAAGCTTCTCTCGCGCGCACCACGCAGGCGGTCGCCCCGGCTGCCGGGCGTGAGGCGCTGCCCATCACCGAGCTTCGGGGTGACGCGCTGATCCACCGCCAGACGGGTATCGGCGAGTTTGATCGGGTGCTCGGCGGCGGAGTGGTGCCGGGCGCCGCGATCCTGCTCTCTGGTGAGCCCGGCGTGGGCAAATCGACGCTGCTGCTCGACGCGGCCGCGCGCGCCGCGCAGGTGGGCGCCCGCGTGCTGTACGTCAGCGGTGAAGAATCGACGGGGCAGATCCGCATGCGTGCCGAGCGCACCGGAGCACTGCACCCCACGCTGTTTCTCGCGAGCGAGACGGATCTCGCGACGGTGTTGGGGCACATCGAAGAGGTGGATCCTGAGTTCATCATCGTTGATTCGGTGCAGACCCTCGCGAGTGCCCAGGTGGAGGGTGGCGCCGGCGGCCCCTCGCAGGTGCGCGAAGTGGCGGCGGCGCTGATCCGGGTCGCGAAGGGGCGCGACACCCCCGTTATTCTCGTCGGCCACGTCACGAAAGACGGCTCGGTCGCGGGGCCCCGGCTGCTTGAGCATCTCGTCGACGTCGTGTGCCACTTCGAGGGTGACCGGCACACTGCGCTGCGTTTCCTGCGCACCCTGAAGAACCGTTACGGCCCGACGGACGAGGTCGGGTGCTTTGAGATGACGGGGAGCGGGATCCGGGAGGTGGCGGATCCGAGTGGTCTCTTCTTGAGCCGGGCACCGGAGGCCGTGAGCGGTACCTGCGCAACCGTCGCGATGGAGGGGCGCCGGGCGCTTCCCGTCGAGGTGCAGGCGCTGGTCGTGCCGACGAGCGCGCCGAACCCGAGACGCGTTACGAGCGGCGTGGAGTCCGCTCGTGTGGCGATGATTCTCGCGGTGCTTGAGCGGAGGCTGGACGTGAGGTTGAGTGACCGCGACGTGTATGTGTCCACGGTCGGCGGCGTGAAACTGACCGAGCCCGCCTCGGATCTCGCGATCGCCCTCGCCGTGTTGTCTGCGCACGTGGACCGCCCGCTGCCGCAGAATCTTGCCGCCTACGGGGAGATTAGCCTGGCCGGGGAGGTGCGGCCGGTCTCGGGCGGGGCGCAGCGCGCCAACGAGGCGAAGCGTCTGGGGTATTCGAAGATCCTCGACTCGGGTATCGCGCGGCTGGATCTCGCGCGGGACCGGGCAGGATTGGGGGATGGTGTTGCGACCGGCCAGAGGAGGCGTGATCCTGAACCAATTTGAAACGATTTGGACCAAACTGAGCGATGAATAGCCTGCGTAGATTTTTAGCCAATCTGCGCGAGGTAGACTAGAGGATCGTGAGCAAGAACACAGTAGATGTAGTCCTCATCGGCGGCGGCGTGATGAGCGCGACCCTCGGCACCCTGATCAAGCAGGTGCAGCCTGACTGGTCAATCGAGATTTTCGAGTCCCGCCAAGACGTAGCCACGGAGAGCACCAACGCCTGGAATAACGCGGGTACGGGTCACGCAGCACTCTGCGAGCTGAACTATATGCCCGAGGCCGCCGACGGTACGCTCTCGGCCGAGAAGGCGATCGACATCAACGAGCAGTTCCAGCTGTCTCGGCAGTGGTGGTCGACGCTGGTAAAGAAGGGGATTCTGGGCGAGCCCTCAACCTTCATTAATCCCACCCCGCACATGACCTTCGTGCAGGGAGAATCGAACGTCGACTACCTGCGTCGCCGCTACGAGATCCTGAAAAAGGAACCGCTCTTCGCTGACATGGAATACAGCGAGGATCCCGAGCAGATCGCCGAATGGGCGCCGCTGCTCATTGACCGTCGTGCAAAGGACGAGGTGTTTGCCGCAACCCGCTCCGAGAGCGGCACCGACGTCGACTTTGGCGCGGTCACCCACCAGCTTTTTGACTACCTCGTGTCACAGGGAGCGAAGCTCAACCTCGGCAGCCAGGTTCGCAAGCTCAAGCGCCAGGCCGACGGGACCTGGAACGTGCACGTGCGTAATCGCGCCGGCTACGGCACTCGCACGGTGAACGCGAAGTTCGTGTTTGTGGGTGCTGGCGGCGGCGCACTGTCACTGCTGCAGTCCTCCAAGATCCCCGAGATCAAGGGCTTCGGCGGCTTCCCCATCAGCGGAAAGTTCCTGAAGACCGACAACCCCGAGATCGTCGCGCATCACAAAGCAAAGGTGTACGGGAAGGCCGCGGTGGGTGCCCCCCGATGTCGGTTCCTCACCTCGACACCCGCGTCGTCGACGGCAAGGAGAGCATCCTCTTCGGTCCGTATGCGGGCTTCAGCCCTAACTTCCTGAAGAAGGGCTCGTGGTGGGATCTGCCGGGATCGATCCGCCTGCACAATATTGGCCCCATGCTCAAGGTCGGCCTGACCCAGTGGTCGCTCGAAAAGTATCTTGCCGGTGAGCTGCTTGCGAGCCGCGAGAAGCAGATGGAAACGCTCCGCCAGTACATGCCCTCGGCCCGTACCTCCGACTGGGAGATGATCACAGCCGGACAGCGTGTGCAGGTCATGAAGAAGGACCCGCAAAAGGGCGGGATTCTGCAGTTCGGCACCGAGGTCATTACGGGCGCTGAAGGATCCATCGCGGGTCTGCTTGGCGCGTCACCGGGTGCTTCAACGGCAGTGTACGCGATGCTGGGCGTGCTTGAGAAGTGCTTCCCCGAGCAGTACAAGAGCGTGTGGAGCAAGACGTTCAAGGAGCAGGTTCCGGCGCTTGGCGCGGGACTGAATGGTGACGCGGCGGCGGCCAAGGCCTCACTCGCTGCGACCGCCGAGGTGCTCGGGCTGAACAAGTCGGGTGCTGCGCCCGCCATCGACGCGGTTTAGCGCGCGGGTCACTCCGCGAGCAGGCGCTCCAAGAACTCGGCGGTGTCTTCCCACCCGGTGACCGCGTGGCACTCGACCCCGAGAGCCTTCACCGGGTAGTCGTTGCCATCGGGATCGAGGCGATCGCCCACAAACAGCATCTCGCTGAGGGGGATCCCGGTGTGCTCCTCGAGTTTGCGCATCCCGTAAGCCTTGTCGATGCCGCGCCTGGTGATGTCGACCGAGGTTGATCCGCCGCTGCGGACCTCAAGTTCGGGAAGCCGGGAGGCGACGGCGGCCCGCAGCGCGTTCTTTTTCGCGCCGTCGGGATCCCACGCGTGTTTTGCGGACACCGGCGCGCTCTGGCCGAGTGCTGAGAACGTGACCTGGGATCCGCGATCCTCAAGGATCTCGCCCCAGGGCTCAGCTTCCCACAGCCCTAGACGCTCGGCCTCCTCGCGCAGCGCCGTAAGGGCGGCGACACTCTCGGCGGGAGCCAGGTGCTCCTGATACACGGTGTGCCATGCGCCGGATTCACGTCGTTCGTAGCGGGTTCCGCAGGTGGGCAGCAGGTGTAGCCGCTCCAGCGATGCTTCGTCGACCCCGTCGAGTCGGGAGACGAGTTGTGTCTCGAACTGCTCAAAGTTGCCGCCAGAGATCACCGCGACGGTGGTGCGTGCGAGCAGCTTGGCGAACACCGCGAGCATGCGCGGATCTGCCGCTGACTTGGAAGGGGCGAGAGTGTCGTCGAGGTCAAATGCGATCAGGCGAGGCAGCTTGGTCATCAAGCTATCCTCTCACGGGTGCCAACGCTCTTTGGTGTGTGCGCAGATGGTTCTTATGGGCCGTGATAAGAACGAATTGCGCACACGCCAAACTGTCGGCGGGTGATCCCGAATCCGCAGCTACTCCTCGAAATCTGGCATGGTGGTCGAGTTCGCGTAAAAACGCACGTCGACCCGCTCAAGCCCTGAGCCTTCGAAGATGATCCGGTAGCTGCCCGGCATGGGAACCTGCGCGTCCGTGAGGGAGAACACCATCGGAATGTAACCGAAGGAGTCGTTTCCGCCGCCCAAGCTGAAGGTGCCCTCCAAACTGAAGACCTCGCCGCCACCAACGGCTGGCTCGCACCGGGCCCGGAATGTGCGCTCGGGATCGCCGCGCCGCGCCTCGTTCTCGTCGTACTCGACAACGACCACGAGCGTCGCTCCAAGCGCCGCCGGGTATGCCTCGCGGTTGATCGTGTTGATGAAGCCGGAGAGCACCCCGAGCGTGCCCTCGCGGACATTCGCCGCATCGGCGAGAAAAGCTGCTGCAATTTTCATGGGGTCCTCCGGAGTGTTCAAATGTGTGACCGTCTCTGCTAAGCCTTTCATGTTTCTCTGTGGGCGGGTCATCACAGGCCGCAAGAATCGCACCCGACTAAGCTGGAACGGTGATTCGACACTTTCTTCGCGACGATGACCTCAGCCATGCCGAGCAGTTGGAGGTCTTGGACCTTGCCGCCCGACTGAAGGCAGCGCCGTATTCGCGGCGCCCACTCGAGGGCCCGCAGTCGGCTGCGGTGTTCTTCGACAAGACTTCAACGCGCACGCGCTTTAGCTTCGCGGCGGGCATTGCGGAACTCGGCGGGAATCCGATCGTCGTCAACCCCGGTGAGGCGCAGCTCGGCGCCAAGGAATCGATCGCCGACACCGCGAAAGTGCTCTCGCGCATGGTAGAACTCATCGTGTGGCGAACCTACGCGCACGCGGGGCTTGAAGAGATGGCGGCAAACGCGAGCGTCCCCGTCATCAACTCCCTCTCCGATGACTTTCACCCGTGCCAGATTCTCGCGGACCTGCAGACGATCCGCGAGAACAAGGGCGAGTTGCGCGGGCTCACCGCCACCTATGTTGGCGACGCCGCCAACAATATGGGCCACTCCTATCTGCTTGGTTTCGTGACCGCGGGGATGCACATTCGGGTCGCTGGGCCCGAGGGCTACCACCCGCGTGCAGACATCATCGCCGACGCCGAACGCATCGCGGCCGAAACCGGCGGCAGCGTGACGGTGATGGTGGATCCCGTCGCGGCCGTGAGCGGTGCCGACGCGGTCATCACCGACACCTGGGTGTCGATGGGGCAGGAAAACGAGAAGGCCGAGCGCATCGCCACCTTTGGCGCATACCGAGTGACGCCCGAACTGATGTCACAGGCGAAGCCGGACGCGATCTTCCTGCACTGTCTGCCCGCATACCGCGAGTTTGAGGTCGCGCCAGAGGTGATTGACGGCCCGCAGAGTGTCGTCTGGGACGAGGCGGAGAACCGCGTGCACGCCCAGAAGGCGCTGATGACCTGGCTGCTTGCGCAGCCGAAGACGGAGAGCAAGTAATGAGCACAGCAGACACAACACACACCAACGACGGCAACCGCGCAGCCGAGGCCGGCGCGCTGTGGGGCGGCCGGTTCGCGAGCGGACCCTCGGCCGCGCTCGCCGCGCTCAGCAAGTCCACCCAGTTTGACTGGGTCCTCGCAGAGTACGACATTCGCGGATCGAAGGCCCACGCCGCCGCGCTCGCCGCAGCGGGCTACCTCACCGCAGATGAACTGCGCGACATGCGTGCGGCCCTCGATGAACTCGCCGCACGCGTCGCTGACGGCCGCTTCGTCGCCGCCGAAGAAGATGAAGACGTGCACTCGGCGCTTGAGCGCGGCCTGATCGAGATCGCCGGCGTGCAGCTCGGCGGCAAGCTCCGCGCGGGCCGCAGCCGCAACGACCAGATCGCGACGCTCGTGCGTCTCTACCTGCTTGATCACGCTGCCGTCATTCGGGGCATGCTGCTCGACCTGGTTGAGGCGATCCTGAACCAGTGCCTCGCCCACCCGGCCGCGATCCTGCCCGGACGTACTCACCTGCAGCACGCGCAGCCCGTGTTGCTCGCCCACCAGCTTGCCGCGCACGCGTGGCCGGTGATTCGGGATCTCGAGCGCCTGCGCGACTGGAGCGTTCGCGCGAGTGCCTCGCCGTACGGTGGCGGCGCGCTGGCTGGCTCGTCGCTGGGGCTGGATCCGCGCCTGGTGGCCGCTGAACTCGGTCTCGGGGATCCGCTCGAGAACTCGATCGACGGCACCGCCGCGCGCGATGTGGTGGCGGAGTTTACGTTCATCTGTGCGCAGATCGGGATCGACCTGTCGCGCCTGAGCGAGGAGATTATCCTCTGGAACACCAAGGAGTTCGGGTTTGTGCGCCTGCACGATGCTTTCTCGACCGGCTCCTCAATCATGCCGCAGAAAAAGAACCCGGACATCGCAGAACTCGCGCGCGGCAAGTCGGGGCGCCTGATCGGCAACCTGACCGGGCTGCTCGCGACGCTGAAGGGCCTGCCGCTAGCCTACAACCGTGATCTGCAGGAAGACAAAGAGCCGGTATTCGACTCGGTGTCGCAGCTCGAAGTGCTGCTCCCCGCCTTCACCGGTATGGTCGCGACGATGACGTTTGATACCGAACGTATGGCCGAGCTTGCCCCGCAGGGCTTTTCCCTCGCGACCGATGTTGCCGAGTGGCTCGTCAAGCAGGGCGTCATTTTCCGGGACGCACACGAGATCTCGGGTGAGCTTGTGCGTCACTGCGAGGAGCGCGGGATCGAGCTGCACGAGCCGAGCGACGCGGAGCTTGCCGCAGTGTCACCGCATCTCACCCCAGCCGTGCGCGAGGTCCTGACGATCGAGGGCTCCGTGAACTCGCGCGTGGGGGCCGGCGGCACCGCGACCGTGCGGGTGGCCGAGCAGCTTGCCCGCCTGGCCGAGCGCATCGGGGAGTTCCGCGCGTAGTCTCAATCCGCCGGTTGAGCGCGCAATACTCAGAGAAGAAAGCAGCGCTTTCTTCCGTATGGCGCGATGGCGCCACTGCGCCAAGTGAGTCGAAACCAAGAGTCCTTTGAATTCGATACTTCGACTCGGCTGATGCCTCGCTCAGCACGGCGCTCGGCAAGCCTCGCTCAATCGGCGGAACTTTTCCCCCGTCATCCTGCGATTCCTTTGGAACGCAGGATGACGGGGTGGGGCTGGTCTATATGCAGGATGACCGAGCGTAGCTGGTTTTCACCGAGCCTGCGTTTCACCGTCGACCCTGCGGTCAGGAACCGCCAGTTCGGCGGTGAAACGCAGGCTCGACGAGCAATGCTACTCAACCCTTGAGCAGCGCCTCCTGGGTGGGGCGCAGATCCGCCTCGCCAGCCGCGGGCCAGTGCGACATTGCCCGCTCCGCGAGCGCGGTGATCGTGAGCGAGGGGTTGACGCCGGGGTTCGCCGGCACCGCAGCGCCGTCGATCACGGAGAGCCCGGGGTGCCCCACACGCGGTGGTAGCGGTCGATCACCCCCGAATCGGGGGACGCGGAAATCACCGCGCCGCCGAGAAAGTGGGCGGTGAGGGGGATCCCGAACACTTCGGGCCAGGATCCGCGCGCCTCCGCGGGCACCCCGCTCTCCTGCGAGAGCCGCGCCGCAATCGCCTCGGTCGCGCGGTGCGCTTGCGGCAGGTAAGAAGGGTTGGGTTCGCCGTGCCCCTGGGCACTCGTCATCCACAAACGCCCAAAGCGCCGCCGCAGTGACAGCGTCAGTGAGTTGTCGGCGGTCTGCATCACCAGCGCGATGATGCCGCGATCGCTCCAGCGGCGCAGCGACCCGAGCTTGAACTGGCGCACCGGGTGGCGCAGCGAACGACCCAGCACAAAACCGAGTCGCGCGGGCAGCGAGCGGTCTCCCGGCACCATCACGGTGGCGAGCGCGCCCATCAGGTTCGAGCCGGGGCCGTAGCGGACGTTCTCAACGTGGGTGGTGTCGTCGACGTGGAACGACGTGGTGATCGCAACCCCGCGCGTCAGTTCGGCGTTCTCGGGGACGCTGACCGCGACCGCCCCGTCGAGCGCCTCCGAATTTGTGCGCGTGAGGCGGCCGATGGCGTCGGACACCCGCGGCAGATCCCCGCTCGCTTTCATGCGGTGCAGCAGTTGCTGCGTTC
Proteins encoded:
- a CDS encoding recombinase family protein; protein product: MGDTTTAKEKEVTRRIGYVRLSREDAKSMSIENQRRALRAYDPKMPIFEDEGVSGESNLTDPDTAWSKQVRPLFRKDPKGTQIVLFTLDRMSRKKGAMLFEAEQTLDAGGTIYCVRESKTFDDADDAQQAIELLFASYQADAYRVETRKKTKVAIDALKKAGVPLGRKPSLSEEHIEQIKSLRTLGLGYTAIGKAVPTLRKKDKVLVATSPRVIKKVLAGEYESRESYDLRNLEARTKMAARAVLGYREGGGDESESEAAT
- a CDS encoding tyrosine-type recombinase/integrase codes for the protein MYEFKNEDIDRLRRSGSGKHGPIGKRNPKKRFNGEGSVYPVPRTRKDGSTVTVYRAAKTIELGGKPKKITAQARTEREALERRDLKILKERVNYGLESPEAIPVDPKIARLTVGDCLMDWLNERKRGNLAPATIHMYDARIRNHLLPKFGSKPVRALTYEELKHYFTVTMPDRGLGVDSIRQTFICLRSALDYYQRDGILYRHPMIGLKAPAKKRKTVNDTKAIRKAADRLGPLIIQEAQKDKQELRWIFGLLGLRQAEVLGLTDDCFEERDGHFRLVVKQQLQRAGAEHGCELDTTSGKWECGKRTTQCPKKIGDNRWILKGTKTVNGYREIALTVELWVLAFNHIKAVKERRSLPTFHPEKGEGLDKLLFTRDDGKPIYGQRDRQALHKLLEQIEYNYGLPENMTVHTLRHMATTSLIDGGADPDHLISIMGWSPKNASAQISIYSSADTAKQAATTMGSYIDRILKPKNTGIPTGWEEL
- a CDS encoding IS110 family transposase, with translation MEHYDDVAVFIGLDVGKSEHHAVALTRDGKKLYDKPLPNTEAKIISVLDQLAEHGPALLVVDQPATIGALPVAVAQAHGVLVGYLPGLTMRRVADLHPGEAKTDARDAFIIAETARTMPSTLRSIKVADEQIAELSMLCGFDDDLAAQITQVSNRVRGLLTQIHPTLERVLGPRLDHPAILDVLQRYPSPGELRRAGQKRVAARLLKRAPRKGGAWAQEIFDALDQQTVTVTGTNAASIVLPRLAKQLSELRQQRTDIASEVEKIVEAHPLHPVLTSMPGVGVRTAARLLTEIVGKHFPTAGHLASYAGLAPVTRRSGTSIRGEHPSKRGNKVLKRAMFLSAFAALRDPESRAYYDRKIAQGKRHNQALIALARRRCDVLHAMIRTGSLYQPRTQSETALAA
- the radA gene encoding DNA repair protein RadA, with the translated sequence MAKNTSSYACTECGWQASKWVGRCGECQQWGTVLERGAPKASLARTTQAVAPAAGREALPITELRGDALIHRQTGIGEFDRVLGGGVVPGAAILLSGEPGVGKSTLLLDAAARAAQVGARVLYVSGEESTGQIRMRAERTGALHPTLFLASETDLATVLGHIEEVDPEFIIVDSVQTLASAQVEGGAGGPSQVREVAAALIRVAKGRDTPVILVGHVTKDGSVAGPRLLEHLVDVVCHFEGDRHTALRFLRTLKNRYGPTDEVGCFEMTGSGIREVADPSGLFLSRAPEAVSGTCATVAMEGRRALPVEVQALVVPTSAPNPRRVTSGVESARVAMILAVLERRLDVRLSDRDVYVSTVGGVKLTEPASDLAIALAVLSAHVDRPLPQNLAAYGEISLAGEVRPVSGGAQRANEAKRLGYSKILDSGIARLDLARDRAGLGDGVATGQRRRDPEPI
- a CDS encoding HAD-IIB family hydrolase; translated protein: MTKLPRLIAFDLDDTLAPSKSAADPRMLAVFAKLLARTTVAVISGGNFEQFETQLVSRLDGVDEASLERLHLLPTCGTRYERRESGAWHTVYQEHLAPAESVAALTALREEAERLGLWEAEPWGEILEDRGSQVTFSALGQSAPVSAKHAWDPDGAKKNALRAAVASRLPELEVRSGGSTSVDITRRGIDKAYGMRKLEEHTGIPLSEMLFVGDRLDPDGNDYPVKALGVECHAVTGWEDTAEFLERLLAE
- a CDS encoding DUF6941 family protein, with protein sequence MKIAAAFLADAANVREGTLGVLSGFINTINREAYPAALGATLVVVVEYDENEARRGDPERTFRARCEPAVGGGEVFSLEGTFSLGGGNDSFGYIPMVFSLTDAQVPMPGSYRIIFEGSGLERVDVRFYANSTTMPDFEE